GGAAAGAATCAAGGGAgaaaggggagaaggtagaatctattgcttgtcctatgtgtggatctcaggatgaaagtttaatacattttgtgtgtgaatgtgtcgaattgaatgaatggaggcgagagatgcatgataaagaaaaattgaatgagatatgcatggtagatagaatgaaagagacaaatttcctgagtattaaaaggatagcaagatttgtcaggattgcagcggcacatcgggagcgttttctttaaatagtgttaatttattttagttaatttgttgtttgtttttgttatgtaaatttcctatggTCCAcaggctttttctggaataaattactattattattattattattattattattattattattattattattattattattattattattattattattattattattattattattattattatactggACATCTTGTTTGGTTCACGGTAATCTAAGTTTGGAAGTTTCTCATCAGAAAATGCTAACCTGTAGATTGATCTATCGTATTTTATCATTAGAAATTTATAACATCTCTTGATATATTAAATTGCATATATTCCGTTtttatattgctctttactttcaaggGATATCTAAACTCGAAAAAATCCAtggatttaattcaacattcaTACCTTAAAcaatctttgaaaatttaacCTCGATAAGTACATTCAAATTGGAGATATCAATtctctaaagtttttaatggATATTATCCTTGTTTGGCTCATCATGATCTAAATTTGGAAGTTTTCGAATCTGCTAACGTATATGTTAAACAGTCGTATTGTATCATTAAAGATGTTCATTTTATAACATCTTTCGATactaaaatgtatattttaagttttgatattgctcatTGTTTTCCAGTGAATGTCAAAACTGGGAAAAATCCATAAATTTAATTCAGGATTCATCTCTTTGACAATCTCagaaagtttcatcttgataagAGACCTACATTCAAACTGGAGATATCAATTATAAGGCTCTTCCCGAGTCACAGTATATTCTTtcgtttaggggggggggactagctGACACTCCACGTGTTGCTGGGGGCGCAGCACCTCAGCAACGAATTTCAGGGGTCAGTTAGTATGTatgtatatctaaaaaaaacgaTGTATATAGGTCAGAAGTCtagaaaattcgttaaaacgcttaattttgggaaaaaaaaatacttttcccGAGTCACTACGAGTCGAATATACGAGTCAccgtatattctttcgtgtgcgtgttttactttttctcagcttcatgaTGACCTCCCCCGGCTCCTAATTGTTCCGCCATCTTTTACCTCTGATCAGAATGAGTATAATTTTTGCAATACAAGAAGTCATAtccaagttccttttactccttgtgtaaggtcagattttaatcctttaatggCGAGTCAaattgtatggaataagttgcctgAGTCTGCTCGAAGTTGCCACTCATtcagtttgttcaaaaaaaatttcaaaaattctttgacttcttagaagttatttttatctatttattggagtctatttaatctacttaattaatttagtcaattcaatttatttagttttgttttctatagattttactgtatttttattttattttcttctccttttttgttcttatctctgtgagtaagtgattatttttttttctctgagtaagtgactcgtttGTCTTCCCCCTCTTTTACAGGCCAATGAGCCTTTTTgagaatagtaaaatgtaatattacatgtgtatttcatgatgaatatATCTTATTTTAGTGGATATGTCCTTGTTTGTCCAATGGTAATTCTAAATTTGGAAGTTTTCCGTCAGAATATGCTAAACTGCAAAATGAACAgccttattatttaattaaaaatgttcaATTTACAGGATTTTTCGAGATACTAAAATCCATTTGTTCggttttgctctttacttgccATGGAATGTCAAAACTCGGATAAAATCTATGGATTTAATTCATCATTTACCtccttaataatttttgaaagtgtCTACTCGATACGTTCATTCAAACATAAACATCAATTACGTATAGTTTCAATGGTTAATTTAGAAGGTTCTTGACAGAATCTGCTAAGCTATATATTGAACACAGCTTAggtaccaatatacagttatgaaaactcctatcttgcccttgagaagcttttggtacaaagctctgaacttggtgcctcctccaagcccgcgctcccaCGCGTAGGTcatactacaacaccataggcgggaacgaaATTTGGTtctgttgcatacacagcttagataccaataccagtttcctgttaccAATTAAATACCattaccagtttcctgtctccagccactaggatcgctaccgcgcactgtgtcccaaaactaaaccgagttttcataactgtatattggtatctaagctgtgatatTGAACTACCTTATTGTACCATTAACATTCTTCTGTTAAAGAAGAAATGCTTTCGGAAAATACAAAgtcttgaaaaaagtttaagtcTTAAACAAAATGAAGTGAAGAAAGTGGTTATAAAATTTATCGTTTTATTTACAAATCCAGAAGTTTCGAttccaaaatttgtattttgacaATACATTTCTCTTGGGGGGCAGGACGGGGTGGCAATTTTggaggaaaaactaaaatagataaGATAAAAGAAATTTCCTTCAAGGGTCTAGCTTCGAAAACCTCTCGGAGGCCTTATTTATGCACTCGTTAGGTTTATGTATTGCTCTTTAATTTCCCCTGAAGttccaaattcaaaataatttatatatttaattaaaaattcattccTTGACATCCACTAATTTTTTCGTCTCGAAAACTCTTATTAATTCTTGGGTATTAATTATTGACTTTTCATAACATTTATATACATAACATAAAATTACGAGAGAACATTTcacatttaaaaatacaaaagtctTAAATCAAACGGTTACCTGAAAACTTGCTGCAAAGCTTTTCCTAAGCCCAGCTTGTTAAAAGGTTTTGTAACAGGCATATAGTAATCAAAGTGATTAATAAGCATTCTACCATTTTCCTCCCTATGCTTCTCAACAGACCCTGAGAGTGTCTTAATTGGACTAGTTCGATCTAAATCTCTAATTGGCTCTCCAGAATTAGTTGAAAATCTGCCATTTTCGAGCGAATTCCTTTCGATTCTTGGACAGTGTCGACTAAAACGTGGCGATGCTTGACGTCTACTAAAACAAGGGGTTCCCATACCAGTAAATAAATCGTCTTCAAACGAATCCAAAGGTGCTAACAGAGTTGAATGATGCATGCTAGATTCGtttaaaattcacaaaaatacgTCTGAATTTATCATCAGTAATTCAAAGGCATTGCCTCAATACCACAAAACCGCATATATAAGTAGGAATATCTTTTCATTTGGAGCAGAATGCAACTGGAGCAAATGTCATAACCAAACATAAAACTAAGCAGTTTATAACTTTTTTGGCTTCAGAAGTCTTAGAAATTGTGACCAAGGGAGCCCTAAATCAGCAACTCAAACTAACGCCGAATCTTGTTCCCCGCATTTCAGActtagaaacaaacaaatatatatctTACTGCTCGAAATGAAAGGTAGTTTCTAAGATTTTGGTCATAGCACGAGATGCCAAGAATATAGTTTTAACCTAGTGACGACAGCAAAGATTTAAAAGAgacaaaatcagtaaaaaattattattcttagTTGAATGATGTTGCTTCGTTTTTGGTGTTGCTATCAACAATTAAATTTGGTCTTCATATAAAATTCAACGAAAttattgcattaaaaaaaaaaaaatattaaaaatagggACCCCTTATACCATTGCCCTTGTATTGCGTAAGTGAAGAGCGACGCGTGccaatagcaaccaaaattctaaaaataagaattttgaaaacagtGGGCTTATCAAAAGAATCTTTTTTtgatgttgattccaaatatgtataATTTATTAGTGTTAAAGTCAGTTATCAGCCCTAtatgcaaaattcaaaatttcacacTTTTTTCAAAGCTGGTCACGGATACATAATCACACTTATTCATTCTTTTACCAGGGGCGATCACAAAAACCTATGATCGTTTAAATATTAGGAGAGGGATCATTTAAACTGAGAgttaaagttttattgttttccaTGAGAAACAGAGGAAATCAAGTCACAGCTTAGCAGCCATTTCCGCCATTATTGTTGCAGGACAATAAATTTTGGCCCAACTAGAGCCAAAATGCTATCTAGCAAAGATTGTGATGGAGATAATCGGTGTAGAGCTATCAAATAGCTCCCAGCTGAAATGACCAGTTGTACACAGTGGAGTATTCGTCCGTAACATAAATGTGTATTTCTCAGACAAATACACTATTATTAAATGGGAGCATACACAGTGTTACTCAATGTTATACATTATTGAACAGTTTAACATACCTGTTTATTggagaagggggagggggttccaCATTATGCTATTATGGGGATAGATTAGGCCTATATATAAAGACCCGAAAAACACACCAACTTGTCAATGTAAGCTTCTCAATTTAACTTCAACACATACGTAAGCTCCCAGTTTCTCGGGAGAGTTCCCTCATATTAATATGGAGGGGAAACTTTTTGGCACGCACTACCTACATTGGGAAAGAACACATTCAAACTAAGCGCGTAATATAGATGCAGATGTGGTGATAATACCTCTCTCTgcctaaatatttttagtgcCATATCATATTCTTACTTAGACATAAGCGGAGGGGATGGTGATTCCAAGAAGTAATATTTCTTAGATAGCCCCCTTTCTCGTTAAAGGATTTAGACAAAACAACGTAAAAAACCATTTTCGAGATTGTGCCTCGAAGGACTAGAGTGCCTTTACAATTTAGTGTTTTTCTCACAATTCACTAAAAATAGCGGATTCAGCTTTGACATAAAACGGCCTCTAAATCATCAaacaataaatagaaaaataaaaagaatccaGTGATCTACTCTCATTGAACAGATTTCTGCCGGATTAGGTTTACAAATTCTATTACCTCAACTAGGAAAAGGCGTGTCTCATCTTGTTACCATCGAAAAAGCCTAATAGCTTTGTCACAAATAAAAGCAATCTCTCTGGACAACTATCACTGATTAGCCACTCGCTAGGGGGTCAGAGTGAAGGGAAACTTTggttttttgctattttaagatcataattcaaagaaaatagccGCCTTAGGACGCAAATAGGAAGTTCAACAGCATTGGGGTGAACTGACAACTCTAAGAATAAGCCAATCTAGTATTAAGTGAATTTAAACTCCATTAGACCGatagggagagagagagagagagagagaaaaaaaaacgtgagAAGTATATCGAATCGGACGGACGTATCATTGCACAATTGCAAAGGCACAGCCCGTCAAGCTCCAGCAAGTCTTGCTATGCTACCCCTTGTCATCCTCCACCTTTATCCCCAGGCATGATCGTATCTAACCAATACTCCtggaagatcgggagagggtccaagaaaattgaaattaaaaattctggtgtcctttttaagtgaccaaaatgattggagggcagataGCCCCCCCAAGCCCATTTTCCCACGAGCCCATCcagtcaaaactttgagatgacaatttcgttcagcatagttgagatgtccaataactatgcctctggggatgatgGATGAgctgtaagttatacaatttgcctattgttcatatatagtatttgttatgggAAAATATATGGAAATATATCGGGGAGGGGGATTATCTaaaaggggaattttccatggggagaattATCCATGGGGAGCAAAGGTTCCAATGTGAATTTTCCGCAGGAAGAATTTTTCGTTGGGGGATCTTCCAGGGGAAATGGTTATCGTGGGATGAGGCGGAGTCATAGGCATGATTTTACAAACGATCAGATATCAAATTAAatcttatttcaattgaaagtgaggagtaacattaaaacctaaaagaacacaaattattccgGATAGAAACGgcttgccccctcctcaattcctTGGAacattgcttcttactttcagttgaaaaaagcttgtttgtttttgtagtttttatttattattattattattatttaacacAATACAAGGATAAAACATTAGCTGAAGCTCTTTTATCGGCTGGATCAAACacttgttcataatctataaaatggAGGACTAAAGGGGTCTAAGGGatctgatttttgaaacagAACTGTTCGGAGAAAAGTAAATAGCCATTAAAATCTAagcgagcagaaataaagttttataagttaaaatttaaacgACCGAAGCTTACTATGAATAAATTAAtggaacttaaaaagaaaagagtttaaaatgaattatcacaacaaacttgaaaaatatcaGATACTAATATAGAAGAACAGATAAAGCTAAAACGAATATGAATTATAATTAACGATTAAGAGTAGATCAACCTCCCATTAAAACGTCTAAAAGCCACAGCGTCAtttttactttactgaaaacgatttgtatttgtgtttttagttATCATATACCATCTACAGCAACATAACTATAAAATGAAATCGCAATTTTAATCATGGTTTACAAATATGAGCTACCATAAATAAGAGCGAGGCTTCCCTTCGTCCCCTTCTCCAACGTTATAAAAGGCTTGAGTATCATTAATGCTTCACTAAAAATGACATGTCTTTGCCACAACAATCAACAAAAAAGGACGAAAATCATAACACTATTTGAGAGAAAGAACGCAAGATTGCtcagaaaatagaaattttgatttccaattttacaatttaaattgaCCTTTTTTTCTTGCTACAACTtttcagtagatttttttttctcattcagacatgtaaaaaaaaattgacgcttatgtaaaatttttcaaactagCTGATGATTTTGAAGCaatctatattttgaaaagcaaTATTTGGATTGACAGATCAATAAATAATGGTTGCAGCAGCTGCTGCAGCCTGGCAAggagcgaaccacagcccatccCAGCcaaaagtgtcaaaaaaaagttttgaaaatttttttcagtgataaaaaatgtcatttaaCGTCCATTAAGGCATGGCAATTATTAATTAGATTGTTCTTCGCAGTAATAGTCTATtgcaaaaacaatatttatggGAATTTCGAAAACGAACTTGCAATAACTCGAAAATGGCGTCGAATCTAAATGAAAGGCCAACACTGGAATCAGGAGGGTCGAACACATTGTTGAAGAAAAGTATATCTCCCTACCGGGATctacaagaaaaaaactttttttgtatgggaagcactgatgtgtctctttttttctctcttcccCAAGACGTAGTCGCATCGAACCAGTatatcctagaatgttgtaaaAAGGCTTATTTGAAGAGAAAGTGCTACATATAACGCTCttctaaattaacaaaaaagatCATGCCACAGAAAGGTAGAGTTTTCTGCTAATTTGTGCCACCAAACAtcaatttttgccaaaatgggTCAAAATGCCATAGGAATATCTAAGACAACAAATTGATATTAAATAGTCTAAAGCCTTATGTAGAAGGTTTTAAGTCCTTCACCTTGACAGAGTGGCTTTTCTACCATTTTGTGTCAGAAAACAAAGCTTATGGCCCAAGGAGGGTCAACATCCAAGGGGATGGAATTCAAAAATAGCCAACAGGTTTTTCATGGTCTAAAATCCCAAATAGAATGTTACGAGCATCACATCTAGATGTACAATAGTAAAATGATGTTTTCTGTCATTTCGTGTCACAAAATCTCAATTTTCACCCGAAGAGAGTCAAAGTGGTCGGGAATGCAAATTCTAATAGAACCAATCGATTTTCCAAGATCTAAAACCCTAACATAACATAAGGTTTTTAGTTTGCCAtcttgaaaaaagagaaaataggtTTTTTCACTAATACCTATTACCATCAATTCGGAATTAAATACCTCTGACCATGATTATGGTAGACGAAATTTGAAAACACACGGGTAACAATATATTTGGTATATTTAGTTGAAATAGGTTATCAAAGTGAGTGGGAAACAGAACATAGTAATTAATCGtaatttaaaacattattttggaTAGTTATTAGCATTATATAGTTTGTTAGgtttggatttttcttttgcCTGGGCTAGCAGGCTAACGCAGGATCTCAGTGAGAGGTTTGATCACTTTAAAGCTACTTCCTATTATAAGTTCGTCTCCGTAACTTCTTCGAAAAGGGCCACACTTCCATTTGACCCTGCTGGTGCAATTTCTGGAGTGGAAAGGCCGGGGAGCACAACT
This sequence is a window from Artemia franciscana unplaced genomic scaffold, ASM3288406v1 Scaffold_289, whole genome shotgun sequence. Protein-coding genes within it:
- the LOC136043048 gene encoding uncharacterized protein LOC136043048, producing the protein MHHSTLLAPLDSFEDDLFTGMGTPCFSRRQASPRFSRHCPRIERNSLENGRFSTNSGEPIRDLDRTSPIKTLSGSVEKHREENGRMLINHFDYYMPVTKPFNKLGLGKALQQVFSSMWSSTDEADGQPPTEEHPKKDDDNDFNRNKPSGHHSKLPHVIDSAAQVFK